Proteins found in one Terribacillus sp. DMT04 genomic segment:
- the rplS gene encoding 50S ribosomal protein L19 — MQELIHDITKEQLRADHPEFRAGDTVKVHVKVVEGTRERIQLFEGVVIKRQNGGISETFTVRKISSGVGVERTFPVHSPRLDKIEVSRRGKVRRAKLYYLRKLRGKAARIKEIR; from the coding sequence ATGCAGGAATTAATTCATGACATTACAAAAGAACAGCTTCGCGCTGATCATCCTGAATTCCGTGCCGGAGATACGGTTAAAGTACACGTTAAAGTAGTAGAGGGTACTCGCGAGCGTATCCAGCTATTTGAAGGCGTTGTAATCAAACGTCAAAACGGTGGAATTTCAGAAACTTTCACAGTACGTAAGATTTCTTCAGGCGTTGGTGTAGAGCGTACTTTCCCAGTACACAGCCCACGTTTGGATAAAATTGAAGTTAGCCGTCGCGGTAAAGTACGTCGTGCGAAACTTTATTACCTACGTAAACTTCGCGGAAAAGCTGCTCGTATCAAAGAAATCCGCTAA
- the lepB gene encoding signal peptidase I: MAKQKNEWLDWLKALVIAVIIAVVVRMFLFAPIVVDGPSMQPTLHDNDFMIVNKLSYHLHDPERKDIVVFHATEEKDYIKRVIGIPGDHVEMIDDTLYINGEVVEEPYLESEKEALADGGNLTNDFKLEDLPGNYEEIPEGYVLVLGDNRRNSTDSRYIGLIPEDQIVGKVQLTFWPLNRIGLTN; the protein is encoded by the coding sequence ATGGCCAAACAAAAAAACGAATGGCTGGATTGGCTAAAAGCACTGGTCATCGCTGTTATCATTGCTGTTGTGGTTCGGATGTTTTTGTTTGCCCCGATTGTAGTTGACGGGCCTTCCATGCAGCCGACATTGCATGATAATGATTTTATGATTGTAAATAAACTCAGTTATCATTTGCACGATCCGGAACGGAAAGATATCGTTGTTTTCCATGCCACGGAAGAGAAAGACTATATAAAACGTGTGATCGGTATCCCGGGCGATCATGTTGAAATGATTGATGATACCTTATATATAAATGGTGAAGTTGTAGAAGAGCCGTATTTGGAAAGTGAGAAAGAAGCGCTAGCAGACGGCGGTAATTTGACCAATGATTTTAAGCTTGAAGATTTGCCGGGTAATTACGAGGAGATTCCAGAAGGCTATGTACTCGTACTCGGGGATAATCGCAGAAACTCAACCGATAGCAGATATATTGGGCTGATACCCGAGGATCAGATTGTTGGGAAAGTACAGCTGACTTTCTGGCCGCTAAATCGCATCGGTCTGACAAATTAG
- the ylqF gene encoding ribosome biogenesis GTPase YlqF → MTIQWFPGHMAKARREVEEKLKLVDFVIELVDARAPEASQNPMLRKVLGNKPKMVVLMKKDLADKSVTDAWIRYYEEQGTPALAVNADEKGDVQRVIQRAHDMHAAKRERWKRKGLQNPPPGRAMIIGIPNVGKSTLINRLASKKIAKTGDRPGVTTQQQWIKVKKDFELLDTPGILWPKFEDPQVGLVLAAIGTIKDQILPMEEVATFILSYLKEHYPAQLSERYGIDNLADADVVEMFTHIGRIRGALEGGGMINYEKTYEIVIRDLRSKRIANVTFEKPAAE, encoded by the coding sequence GTGACGATTCAATGGTTTCCCGGTCATATGGCCAAAGCTAGAAGAGAAGTAGAAGAAAAATTAAAGCTGGTGGATTTTGTCATTGAACTGGTCGATGCACGAGCGCCAGAAGCATCGCAAAATCCGATGCTCCGAAAAGTACTTGGCAATAAGCCAAAAATGGTTGTACTCATGAAAAAAGACTTAGCAGACAAATCGGTGACAGATGCTTGGATTCGTTATTACGAGGAACAAGGAACGCCGGCACTTGCTGTTAATGCAGATGAAAAAGGTGACGTACAACGTGTTATTCAGCGGGCGCATGATATGCATGCAGCCAAACGGGAAAGATGGAAACGCAAAGGCTTGCAAAATCCTCCTCCCGGCCGTGCGATGATTATTGGTATACCGAATGTAGGAAAATCGACGCTGATCAACCGGCTTGCAAGCAAGAAAATAGCCAAAACAGGCGACAGACCAGGTGTCACGACACAGCAGCAATGGATCAAAGTAAAAAAAGATTTCGAATTACTGGATACACCAGGGATATTATGGCCGAAATTTGAGGATCCGCAAGTAGGTCTTGTGTTAGCTGCAATCGGTACAATCAAAGATCAGATTTTGCCGATGGAAGAAGTCGCTACATTCATCCTTTCTTATTTAAAAGAACATTATCCGGCTCAGCTATCCGAGAGATATGGAATCGATAATCTTGCTGATGCAGATGTGGTAGAGATGTTCACGCATATTGGCCGTATCCGAGGTGCTCTAGAAGGCGGCGGTATGATTAACTATGAGAAAACGTACGAAATAGTTATTCGCGACCTGCGCAGTAAGCGTATAGCTAATGTTACATTTGAAAAGCCAGCAGCAGAATAA
- a CDS encoding ribonuclease HII has product MKDALTIQQIRSHLHEGTYSNEMLTSWQEDHRAGVQKLIATHQRKKAKEKELRDLYTEMCSFENASYADGKKYIAGIDEAGRGPLAGPVVAASVILPREVYIAGLNDSKQLSEAKREALYEQIITSCTAYGVGIVSSKRIDEINIYQAAKQAMMEAVEAMEQQPDHVLVDAMPLDTLSCSYESLIKGDQRSVSIAAASIIAKVTRDRLMKDADREYPGYGFKDNMGYGTKQHLEALQTQGATPLHRTTFGPVKELSRV; this is encoded by the coding sequence ATGAAAGACGCACTGACGATTCAGCAAATACGCTCTCATTTACATGAAGGCACGTACTCAAATGAGATGCTTACTTCCTGGCAGGAAGACCATCGTGCCGGTGTTCAAAAGCTGATAGCGACACATCAACGGAAAAAAGCGAAGGAAAAAGAACTTCGTGATTTATACACTGAAATGTGCAGCTTTGAAAATGCTTCTTACGCAGATGGAAAAAAGTATATTGCTGGTATCGACGAAGCGGGCAGAGGTCCACTTGCTGGGCCGGTCGTGGCAGCATCCGTTATTTTACCGAGAGAAGTCTACATAGCTGGATTAAATGATTCTAAACAGCTGAGCGAAGCAAAAAGAGAAGCATTATATGAGCAAATAATCACGTCTTGCACAGCTTATGGGGTTGGTATTGTGTCAAGTAAGCGGATTGATGAAATTAATATCTATCAAGCTGCAAAGCAAGCAATGATGGAAGCTGTCGAGGCAATGGAGCAGCAGCCTGACCACGTGTTGGTCGATGCTATGCCGCTGGATACATTGTCATGTTCTTACGAATCGCTTATTAAAGGAGATCAGCGGAGCGTAAGTATTGCGGCAGCCAGTATTATTGCCAAAGTAACGCGCGACCGGCTTATGAAAGATGCTGATAGAGAGTACCCGGGCTATGGTTTTAAAGACAATATGGGCTACGGTACAAAGCAGCATCTTGAAGCTTTGCAAACGCAAGGGGCAACACCTCTTCATCGGACGACTTTTGGTCCTGTGAAGGAACTTTCCCGCGTCTAG
- a CDS encoding EscU/YscU/HrcU family type III secretion system export apparatus switch protein, producing the protein MTDKHSVRQAAALKYDAAKQHAPVLTASGYGLTAEAIIKRAEDNGIPIQQDPALVGLLGELKVNDTIPADLYEAVAEVFAFIYQADKRAGE; encoded by the coding sequence ATGACAGACAAGCATTCTGTACGCCAAGCAGCAGCTTTAAAATACGATGCAGCAAAGCAGCACGCCCCTGTACTGACAGCGAGTGGGTATGGTTTAACAGCTGAAGCTATCATCAAGCGAGCAGAAGATAACGGTATTCCAATCCAGCAAGATCCTGCATTGGTAGGCTTATTAGGTGAATTAAAGGTAAATGATACCATTCCAGCGGATTTATACGAAGCTGTGGCAGAAGTTTTTGCTTTCATCTATCAAGCAGACAAACGAGCCGGAGAGTGA
- the sucC gene encoding ADP-forming succinate--CoA ligase subunit beta gives MNIHEYQGKEVLREFGVSVPAGKVAFSVEDAVEAAESLGTNVCVVKAQIHAGGRGKAGGVKVAKGLDEVRTYAEEILGKTLVTHQTGPEGKEVKRLLIEEGCDIQKEYYIGLVLDRSTSRIVMMASEEGGTEIEEVAEKTPEKIFRETIDPVVGLTGYQARRLAFAINIPPESLNKAVGFMMSLYQAFVEKDCSIAEINPLVTTGDGQVLALDAKLNFDENALYKHKDIAGLRDLDEEDEKEIEASKYDLSYISLDGNIGCMVNGAGLAMATMDIIKHYGGDPANFLDVGGGATTEKVTEAFKIILADQHVKGILVNIFGGIMKCDVIAEGVISASRQVGLDIPLVVRLEGTNVEQGKQLLEESGLNITSASSMADAAEKIVALVN, from the coding sequence ATGAATATTCATGAGTATCAAGGCAAAGAGGTTTTACGTGAGTTTGGTGTGTCTGTTCCTGCTGGTAAAGTGGCATTTAGTGTCGAGGATGCTGTGGAAGCAGCTGAAAGCTTAGGCACAAATGTATGCGTTGTCAAAGCGCAAATCCACGCCGGCGGACGCGGTAAAGCAGGCGGAGTTAAAGTAGCGAAGGGCTTGGATGAAGTTCGTACATATGCGGAGGAAATCTTAGGCAAAACGCTTGTGACGCATCAGACAGGCCCTGAAGGGAAAGAGGTTAAACGGCTTCTCATAGAAGAGGGCTGTGATATCCAGAAGGAATATTATATCGGTCTTGTTCTTGACCGCAGCACTTCTCGTATTGTCATGATGGCTTCTGAAGAAGGCGGCACAGAGATCGAGGAAGTTGCTGAAAAGACACCGGAGAAGATTTTCCGGGAAACGATTGACCCTGTTGTCGGGTTGACTGGCTACCAAGCTAGAAGACTGGCATTTGCAATCAACATCCCGCCAGAATCCTTAAACAAAGCTGTTGGTTTCATGATGAGTTTGTATCAGGCATTCGTGGAGAAGGATTGCTCGATTGCTGAGATCAACCCGCTTGTTACGACAGGGGACGGTCAGGTATTGGCACTGGATGCTAAATTGAACTTTGATGAAAACGCATTATACAAACATAAAGATATCGCTGGACTTCGTGATCTCGATGAGGAAGATGAAAAAGAAATTGAAGCGTCAAAATATGATTTGAGCTATATCTCCTTAGACGGGAATATCGGCTGTATGGTAAATGGTGCTGGTCTAGCCATGGCTACCATGGATATTATTAAGCATTACGGCGGAGATCCCGCTAATTTCCTCGATGTTGGGGGCGGTGCTACAACAGAAAAAGTAACCGAGGCGTTTAAAATCATTTTGGCTGATCAACATGTAAAAGGTATCTTGGTTAATATTTTCGGAGGCATCATGAAGTGTGACGTAATTGCAGAAGGTGTCATTAGTGCATCTCGTCAAGTCGGACTGGACATTCCGCTTGTTGTGCGTCTGGAAGGTACGAATGTAGAGCAAGGTAAGCAGCTGTTGGAAGAATCCGGTCTGAATATCACTTCAGCATCTTCCATGGCTGATGCGGCTGAGAAAATCGTTGCACTTGTAAACTAA
- the sucD gene encoding succinate--CoA ligase subunit alpha, giving the protein MSVFINKDTRVLVQGITGSTALFHTKQMIEYGTRIVAGVTPKKGGTEVEGVPVYNTVKEAVHETGATASVIYVPAPFAADAILEAVDAEIDLVICITEHIPVMDMVRVKRAMEGKHTRLVGPNCPGVITPDECKIGIMPGYIHKKGHIGVVSRSGTLTYEAVHQLTQAGIGQSTAVGIGGDPVNGTDFIDVLKAFNEDRETEAVIMIGEIGGTAEEEAAEWIRDNMTKPVVGFIGGATAPPGKRMGHAGAIISGGKGTAAEKMKVLEACGVKVADTPAVMGETLIEVLKEKGLYEICQTH; this is encoded by the coding sequence ATGAGTGTTTTCATTAATAAAGATACAAGAGTACTCGTACAAGGTATTACTGGTTCTACTGCACTATTCCACACAAAGCAGATGATCGAATACGGTACCCGAATCGTTGCGGGTGTTACGCCGAAAAAAGGCGGTACGGAAGTGGAAGGCGTACCGGTTTATAATACAGTGAAAGAGGCTGTACACGAAACTGGAGCTACCGCTTCGGTTATTTACGTACCAGCTCCGTTCGCTGCGGATGCAATTTTGGAAGCGGTAGATGCAGAGATAGATTTAGTAATCTGCATCACAGAACATATCCCAGTCATGGATATGGTGCGTGTGAAACGCGCAATGGAAGGCAAGCATACAAGATTGGTAGGACCGAACTGCCCAGGTGTTATCACACCTGACGAATGTAAAATCGGCATCATGCCAGGTTATATCCATAAAAAAGGTCATATCGGCGTTGTATCTCGTTCCGGCACCCTTACGTATGAGGCAGTGCATCAGCTTACACAAGCTGGCATCGGACAGTCCACAGCTGTCGGTATTGGCGGGGATCCAGTAAATGGCACAGACTTTATTGATGTTTTAAAAGCTTTCAATGAGGATCGTGAGACAGAAGCGGTTATTATGATCGGAGAAATTGGCGGTACGGCAGAAGAAGAAGCCGCTGAATGGATTCGTGATAATATGACAAAGCCGGTAGTCGGTTTTATCGGCGGCGCAACAGCACCTCCAGGAAAACGAATGGGGCATGCTGGGGCAATCATTTCCGGCGGGAAAGGCACTGCAGCTGAAAAGATGAAAGTTTTGGAAGCATGCGGAGTGAAGGTCGCGGATACACCTGCTGTTATGGGTGAGACGCTGATTGAAGTTTTGAAAGAAAAAGGACTGTACGAAATCTGTCAGACACATTAA
- the dprA gene encoding DNA-processing protein DprA — translation MEKRERLLLLHRVLQGRRKLMRHILACDPLLDNLLHATSQELRLHYHLSENFAGKLFRALQDASHRYAIEQAVQTFHTITCFDAAYPAVLRLIPDAPLVLYAAGRLELLHQMPAVSVVGSRQPTHAAPGKIAYLLEPLASAGWTIVSGMAKGIDSMAHHAALRVHGSTIAVLGSGLQHIYPLSNKKLFETMAESQLLISEYYPDQPPRKHHFPERNRIISALGFCTVVVEAKKQSGSMHTVMHALEQGREVFAIPGDPLNAQTAGCHQMISEGAGIIFEPGQLLEEWEQNKTNWAHYNSRN, via the coding sequence TTGGAGAAACGGGAAAGACTGTTATTGTTACATCGTGTGCTCCAAGGACGGCGTAAGCTAATGCGGCATATCCTCGCATGCGATCCTCTACTGGATAACCTCCTACATGCAACCTCACAAGAATTGAGACTGCACTACCACCTCTCTGAGAATTTTGCAGGGAAACTATTCCGCGCACTGCAAGACGCTTCTCATCGGTACGCAATTGAACAAGCTGTGCAAACCTTTCATACAATAACCTGTTTTGATGCAGCTTACCCAGCTGTTCTGCGATTAATTCCGGATGCACCGCTTGTATTGTACGCTGCTGGCAGACTTGAACTGCTTCACCAAATGCCCGCTGTCAGTGTTGTCGGCAGCCGTCAGCCGACACATGCTGCGCCAGGAAAAATAGCATACTTACTAGAGCCTTTAGCATCAGCTGGATGGACAATTGTCAGCGGCATGGCCAAAGGAATAGACAGCATGGCTCATCATGCTGCCTTGCGCGTTCATGGAAGCACCATTGCTGTTTTGGGCAGCGGATTGCAGCATATTTACCCGCTTTCCAATAAAAAATTATTTGAGACAATGGCAGAATCACAGCTCCTGATTAGTGAGTATTATCCCGACCAGCCACCGCGTAAGCATCATTTCCCGGAGCGCAATCGAATTATTAGCGCACTGGGTTTTTGCACCGTCGTTGTAGAAGCGAAAAAGCAAAGCGGCTCCATGCATACAGTGATGCATGCTCTTGAACAAGGAAGAGAAGTTTTTGCCATTCCAGGTGATCCGCTCAATGCCCAAACAGCAGGGTGTCATCAAATGATTTCAGAGGGAGCTGGGATTATATTTGAACCAGGACAGCTGCTAGAGGAATGGGAACAGAATAAGACAAATTGGGCACACTATAATAGTAGAAACTAG
- the topA gene encoding type I DNA topoisomerase: MADYLVIVESPAKAKTIERYLGKKYKVKASMGHIRDLPKSQMGINVEESFEPRYITIRGKGPVLKELKSAAKKVKKVYLAADPDREGEAIAWHLAHSLNIDENSDCRVVFNEITKDAIKESFKHPRSINMDLVDAQQARRILDRLVGYNISPLLWKKVKKGLSAGRVQSVAVKMIMDRENEIKAFIPEEYWSIDAAFQSGKNSFEGAFYGVDGEKVSLASEEEVQEILGKLNGKDFQVDKVNKRERKRNPAAPFTTSSLQQEAARKLNFRARKTMMVAQQLYEGIDLGKKEGGITGLITYMRTDSTRISNTAKEESANFIKETYGEEFLGAGAKAKKTEGAQDAHEGIRPTSAFRHPDSVKAILSRDQFRLYKLIWERFIASQMSQAVLDTMTVHLTNEGVEFRATGSKVKFKGFMKVYVEGNDDNKDEKDKMLPNLEEGMQVKAEEITPNQHFTQPPPRYTEARLVRTMEEQGIGRPSTFAPTLDTIQRRGYVTLDNKRFVPTELGEIVIDILKEFFPEIIDLEFTVKMEEDLDHVEDGKTQWVTIIDEFYKGFDTRLEKAEQEMEKIEIRDEPAGIDCEECGHEMVYKMGRYGKFLACSNFPDCRNTKPILKKIGVTCPKCKEGEVVERKSKKNRVFYGCDRYPDCDFLSWDKPISRPCPKCASMLVEKKAKKGTQITCSSCDYKEEVQQ; the protein is encoded by the coding sequence ATGGCAGATTATCTTGTAATCGTGGAATCTCCAGCAAAAGCGAAAACAATTGAACGATATTTAGGAAAAAAATATAAAGTAAAAGCATCGATGGGACATATTCGAGACTTACCTAAGAGTCAGATGGGTATCAATGTCGAGGAATCATTTGAGCCGCGCTATATTACCATCCGCGGAAAAGGCCCTGTGCTAAAAGAATTGAAAAGTGCCGCGAAGAAAGTGAAAAAAGTGTATCTCGCAGCCGATCCCGATCGCGAGGGAGAGGCAATTGCCTGGCACCTTGCGCATAGCTTAAATATAGATGAAAATTCAGATTGCCGTGTCGTATTTAACGAAATTACCAAAGATGCTATTAAAGAATCCTTCAAGCATCCACGCAGCATTAATATGGATTTGGTCGATGCACAGCAAGCACGTCGAATCTTGGACCGACTTGTTGGTTACAATATCAGTCCTTTACTTTGGAAAAAAGTGAAAAAAGGATTAAGTGCGGGACGAGTCCAATCGGTAGCTGTTAAAATGATTATGGACCGCGAAAACGAAATCAAAGCTTTCATTCCGGAGGAGTATTGGTCCATTGATGCAGCGTTCCAATCCGGTAAAAACAGCTTTGAAGGAGCCTTTTACGGAGTAGACGGTGAGAAGGTCAGCCTTGCATCTGAAGAAGAAGTTCAAGAAATACTTGGTAAATTAAACGGTAAAGACTTCCAAGTAGATAAAGTAAACAAACGGGAACGTAAGCGTAACCCGGCAGCTCCTTTTACAACCTCATCTCTGCAGCAAGAAGCAGCTCGCAAGTTGAACTTCCGTGCACGTAAAACGATGATGGTTGCACAGCAGCTGTATGAAGGTATTGATTTAGGGAAAAAAGAAGGCGGCATTACTGGTTTGATCACGTATATGCGTACCGATTCTACCAGAATCTCGAACACCGCGAAGGAAGAATCAGCTAACTTTATTAAAGAAACGTATGGTGAGGAATTCCTCGGAGCGGGAGCGAAGGCGAAGAAAACAGAAGGCGCACAAGATGCCCATGAAGGTATTCGTCCTACATCCGCTTTCCGCCATCCGGATAGTGTGAAAGCAATCCTTTCTCGTGACCAGTTCAGACTGTATAAGCTCATCTGGGAACGCTTCATTGCAAGCCAAATGTCACAAGCGGTTTTGGATACAATGACGGTGCACTTAACCAATGAAGGTGTCGAATTCCGTGCAACAGGATCTAAAGTGAAATTTAAAGGATTCATGAAAGTCTATGTTGAAGGAAACGACGATAATAAGGACGAGAAAGATAAAATGCTTCCAAATTTGGAAGAAGGCATGCAAGTGAAAGCGGAAGAAATTACGCCAAATCAGCATTTTACGCAGCCGCCTCCACGTTATACAGAGGCACGCCTCGTACGTACGATGGAAGAGCAAGGAATCGGAAGACCATCTACATTTGCACCGACATTGGACACAATTCAGCGCCGCGGCTATGTAACACTTGATAATAAACGCTTTGTTCCGACAGAACTAGGCGAAATTGTAATTGATATTCTGAAGGAATTCTTCCCGGAAATTATCGATTTAGAATTCACGGTTAAGATGGAGGAAGACCTTGACCATGTAGAAGATGGCAAAACACAGTGGGTTACCATCATCGATGAGTTTTATAAAGGCTTTGACACAAGATTGGAAAAAGCTGAACAGGAAATGGAAAAAATCGAGATACGCGATGAACCTGCCGGTATTGATTGCGAAGAATGCGGTCATGAGATGGTATATAAAATGGGGCGTTACGGTAAATTCCTCGCTTGCTCCAATTTCCCGGACTGCCGGAATACAAAGCCAATTCTGAAGAAGATTGGTGTAACATGTCCAAAATGTAAAGAGGGCGAAGTAGTAGAGCGTAAGTCGAAGAAGAACCGCGTCTTTTATGGGTGCGATCGTTATCCTGACTGTGATTTCCTAAGCTGGGACAAACCGATATCCAGACCTTGTCCAAAATGTGCTTCTATGCTTGTGGAAAAGAAAGCGAAGAAGGGCACACAAATTACATGCTCAAGCTGCGATTATAAAGAAGAAGTACAGCAGTAG
- the xerC gene encoding tyrosine recombinase XerC, producing MKKAEQYIQAFKSYLQVEKHASSHTVYYYLNDVNFFLDFLQTEAIQFEQVDPGVVRVFLTQLYDRKLSRRTVSRKISSLRAFYKFLEREDVVSANPFLRLVQPKAPAYVPSFLYEQELDKLFDASDLDSPLGQRDQAILESLYGTGMRVSECAGMTLDDIDMSIGTVLVRGKGRKERYIPFGSFMEKAIRTYVEDGRRRLLEKSQENTDKLFLNSRGKPITERGIRLILNKLVEQSAVHMHLHPHKLRHTFATHMLNEGADLRAVQELLGHEHLSSTQIYTHVTKDRLRTIYMNSHPRANRE from the coding sequence TTGAAAAAAGCAGAACAGTATATACAAGCGTTTAAATCTTACTTGCAAGTGGAGAAGCATGCTTCTTCACATACCGTTTACTATTATCTGAATGATGTGAATTTTTTCCTTGATTTCCTTCAAACGGAAGCGATTCAGTTTGAACAGGTTGATCCTGGTGTTGTCCGCGTGTTTCTTACACAATTATATGATCGTAAGCTTTCCAGGCGAACTGTTTCCCGGAAGATATCCAGCTTGCGTGCTTTTTATAAGTTTTTAGAGCGCGAGGATGTCGTTTCAGCTAATCCATTTCTGCGTCTTGTACAGCCGAAAGCGCCGGCTTATGTACCGAGCTTTCTGTATGAACAGGAACTTGATAAGCTGTTTGATGCGTCTGACTTGGATTCACCTTTAGGGCAGCGAGACCAAGCTATTTTGGAGTCTTTGTACGGAACAGGAATGCGGGTCAGTGAATGCGCTGGTATGACTTTGGATGATATCGACATGTCCATTGGAACTGTGCTAGTACGAGGGAAAGGGCGCAAGGAGAGGTATATTCCGTTCGGCAGCTTTATGGAGAAAGCAATCCGGACCTATGTAGAGGATGGCCGCCGCCGTCTTTTAGAGAAATCGCAAGAAAACACCGACAAGCTATTTCTGAACAGCAGAGGAAAACCGATAACGGAACGGGGTATTCGTCTCATTCTGAATAAATTGGTTGAGCAGTCCGCTGTACATATGCACCTGCATCCGCACAAGCTGCGCCACACATTTGCCACGCACATGCTGAATGAAGGTGCTGATTTGCGTGCAGTGCAGGAGTTGCTCGGACATGAGCATTTATCTTCTACACAGATTTATACGCATGTAACGAAAGATCGTTTGCGTACGATATATATGAATAGCCATCCGAGAGCGAATCGGGAATAA
- the hslV gene encoding ATP-dependent protease subunit HslV — protein sequence MSSEFHATTIFAVRHKGTCAMSGDGQVTLGNQVVMKHKAKKVRRLFKGQVLAGFAGSVADAFTLFEKFEGKLEAYNGNLARAAVELAKEWRSDQVLRKLEAMLIVMNKEQMFLVSGTGEVIEPDDDILAIGSGGNFALSAGRALKRYSEEKSAAEIARAALEIAGEICVFTNDQITLETLE from the coding sequence ATGAGTTCGGAATTTCATGCGACCACGATTTTCGCCGTACGTCATAAGGGTACGTGTGCAATGTCAGGAGATGGACAGGTGACGCTTGGCAATCAAGTAGTCATGAAGCATAAAGCGAAGAAAGTCAGACGACTATTTAAAGGACAGGTGCTGGCAGGTTTTGCTGGATCTGTGGCGGATGCTTTTACGTTGTTTGAGAAGTTTGAAGGCAAACTTGAGGCCTATAATGGCAATCTTGCGCGGGCAGCTGTCGAATTGGCAAAAGAATGGCGAAGCGATCAAGTGCTCCGAAAACTTGAAGCAATGCTCATTGTAATGAATAAGGAGCAAATGTTCCTAGTTTCCGGAACTGGCGAAGTAATTGAACCAGATGACGATATTCTGGCAATTGGTTCTGGCGGTAATTTTGCTTTGAGTGCCGGCCGTGCACTGAAAAGATATTCCGAAGAAAAGTCTGCTGCTGAAATTGCTCGTGCAGCTCTGGAGATTGCAGGAGAAATTTGTGTATTCACAAATGATCAAATCACGTTGGAAACTCTGGAATAG